One stretch of Actinacidiphila sp. DG2A-62 DNA includes these proteins:
- a CDS encoding PadR family transcriptional regulator: MPPVFAHGRLRLYLLKLLDEAPRHGYEVIRLLEERFQGLYAPSAGTVYPRLAKLEKEGLVSHSTEGGRKVYALTDEGRAELASRAAEISGLEREIRESVSSLAAEIREDVRGAAGDLRAEVRAAARQARTAPGPDDAENSKQRWKEQARRAKEESRRAKEEARDARRQAKAARDAMDSARDEVQRIARQVQEQVQTYSRTGDWQTGLREGLAELTRELGQFGAGTVGGRMDAPTSGRGWATTAAHPAGDDAGAAAGGDTARGGVKGAADAGAAASAGTAEGFGTHTHTHSGRDTDTEDAEPASGDPFRDLERLLDRFRDDVRDAARDHGVDDRQVREIRRRLKETTAHVVATLSRRGEH, translated from the coding sequence ATGCCCCCCGTCTTCGCGCACGGCCGTCTCCGGCTCTACCTGCTGAAGCTCCTGGACGAGGCGCCGCGACACGGCTACGAGGTGATCCGGCTGCTGGAGGAGCGCTTCCAGGGCCTGTACGCGCCCTCGGCCGGCACCGTCTACCCGCGGCTGGCCAAGCTGGAGAAGGAGGGACTGGTCAGCCACTCCACCGAGGGCGGCCGCAAAGTCTACGCGCTGACCGACGAGGGCCGTGCGGAGCTGGCCTCGCGCGCGGCGGAGATCTCCGGTCTCGAACGGGAGATCCGCGAGTCGGTGTCGTCGCTGGCCGCGGAGATCCGCGAGGACGTCCGCGGCGCGGCGGGCGACCTGCGGGCCGAGGTGCGGGCGGCGGCCCGGCAGGCCAGGACCGCCCCCGGGCCCGACGACGCCGAGAACAGCAAGCAGCGCTGGAAGGAGCAGGCACGGCGGGCCAAGGAGGAGAGCCGGCGCGCCAAGGAGGAGGCCCGCGACGCCCGCCGCCAGGCGAAGGCCGCCCGCGACGCCATGGACAGCGCGCGCGACGAGGTGCAGCGGATCGCCCGGCAGGTACAGGAGCAGGTCCAGACGTACTCCCGGACCGGCGACTGGCAGACCGGGCTGCGCGAGGGGCTGGCCGAACTCACCCGCGAGCTGGGGCAGTTCGGGGCCGGTACGGTCGGCGGGCGGATGGACGCGCCGACCTCCGGCCGGGGCTGGGCGACGACCGCGGCGCACCCGGCCGGGGACGACGCGGGCGCGGCGGCGGGCGGCGACACGGCGCGGGGCGGCGTGAAGGGCGCCGCGGACGCCGGGGCGGCTGCGTCCGCCGGGACCGCCGAAGGCTTCGGCACGCACACGCACACGCACAGCGGCAGGGACACGGACACCGAGGACGCCGAGCCGGCCTCGGGCGATCCGTTCCGCGACCTGGAGCGCCTGCTCGACCGCTTCCGGGACGACGTGCGCGACGCCGCCCGGGACCACGGCGTGGACGACCGCCAGGTCCGCGAGATCCGCCGCCGCCTGAAGGAGACGACCGCCCACGTGGTCGCGACCCTCAGCCGGCGCGGCGAACACTGA
- a CDS encoding ABC transporter substrate-binding protein, with product MTAGTSRCTTPRSRLAAVAALAVAGALVLAGCGDQTKKDSGSDNGTTPSSSTSQAPLFAKLPKKYQDSGVINVGTDASYAPMEQTQGGTIVGIDPDLGNALAQQLGVKFKFTNGTFDGLITSLYTGREDIVMSAMSDTKARQQGLDDKGKKTGKGVDFVDYYMSGSSLLVKKGNPEHITSLADVCGKTVAVQRGTIYQDAFNKQKKACGAKGLTIQPFDTDAEAQTRVKAGGAVADLNDTPVAAYIAQKSNGAFEVAGSPADAGPFGIALDKSNTQLRDALKEALDAIIADGTYAKVLAKWNATSGAIKTVTLNGGS from the coding sequence ATGACCGCAGGCACCAGTCGGTGTACCACCCCACGTTCGCGGCTCGCCGCGGTCGCCGCACTCGCGGTCGCCGGCGCCCTGGTGCTGGCCGGGTGCGGTGACCAGACCAAGAAGGACTCGGGGTCCGATAACGGGACGACCCCCTCTTCCAGCACGTCGCAGGCCCCCCTGTTCGCCAAGCTGCCGAAGAAGTACCAGGACTCCGGTGTCATCAACGTCGGGACCGACGCCTCGTATGCCCCGATGGAGCAGACGCAGGGCGGGACGATCGTCGGCATCGACCCGGACCTGGGCAACGCGCTGGCGCAGCAGCTCGGCGTGAAGTTCAAGTTCACCAACGGCACCTTCGACGGGCTGATCACCTCGCTCTACACCGGGCGCGAGGACATCGTGATGTCCGCTATGAGCGACACCAAGGCCCGCCAGCAGGGACTGGACGACAAGGGCAAGAAGACCGGCAAGGGCGTCGACTTCGTCGACTACTACATGTCCGGCTCCTCGCTGCTGGTCAAGAAGGGCAACCCGGAGCACATCACCTCGCTGGCCGACGTGTGCGGCAAGACGGTCGCGGTCCAGCGCGGCACGATCTACCAGGACGCCTTCAACAAGCAGAAGAAGGCGTGCGGCGCCAAGGGCCTGACCATCCAGCCCTTCGACACCGACGCCGAGGCGCAGACCCGAGTCAAGGCCGGCGGCGCGGTCGCCGACCTCAACGACACGCCCGTGGCCGCGTACATCGCGCAGAAGTCCAACGGCGCCTTCGAGGTGGCCGGCTCCCCGGCCGACGCCGGGCCCTTCGGCATCGCGCTGGACAAGAGCAACACCCAGCTGCGCGACGCGCTGAAGGAGGCGCTGGACGCGATCATCGCCGACGGCACCTACGCCAAGGTGCTGGCGAAGTGGAACGCCACCAGCGGCGCCATCAAGACGGTCACCCTCAACGGCGGCTCCTGA
- a CDS encoding DUF6104 family protein: MYFTDRGIEELADRRGEEEVTLEWLADRLREFVDLNPEFEVPVERLATWLARLDDEDDDE; encoded by the coding sequence TTGTACTTCACCGACCGAGGAATCGAGGAACTGGCCGACCGGCGCGGCGAGGAGGAGGTCACCCTTGAGTGGCTCGCCGACCGCCTGCGCGAATTCGTCGACCTCAACCCGGAGTTCGAGGTTCCGGTCGAGCGGCTGGCCACGTGGCTCGCCCGGCTGGACGACGAGGACGACGACGAGTAA
- a CDS encoding amino acid ABC transporter permease, with the protein MAGKLDKNPAGPRDAAPAAAATTPYEAIRAVPVRHYGRWVSAVVVVALLGWLAYAFSQGNILWGTVGDKLFDQTVMKGAWHTVLISVCSMALGLVLGVLFAVMRLSKNPVTGAVAWLYIWFFRGTPVYVQLLMWFNLSLIFPVINLMPLYKNNTVAVITPFVAALLGLGLNEGAYMAEIVRAGIQSVDEGQTEAAHALGMTGARTMSRIVLPQAMRVIIPPTGNEFINMLKTSSLVSVVQYTELLRATSNIGSDTTAVMEMLFVASIWYLALTSVFSVGQFYLERRYARGSLRTLPLTPWQKVKANLSTLRRPKAA; encoded by the coding sequence GTGGCCGGCAAGCTGGACAAGAACCCGGCGGGCCCGCGGGACGCGGCGCCCGCCGCGGCGGCCACCACCCCGTACGAGGCGATCCGGGCGGTGCCGGTGCGGCACTACGGGCGCTGGGTCAGCGCCGTGGTGGTCGTGGCGCTGCTGGGCTGGCTGGCCTACGCGTTCTCGCAGGGCAACATCCTGTGGGGGACCGTCGGCGACAAGCTCTTCGACCAGACGGTGATGAAGGGCGCCTGGCACACCGTGCTGATCTCGGTGTGCTCGATGGCGCTCGGCCTGGTGCTCGGCGTGCTCTTCGCGGTCATGCGGCTGTCGAAGAACCCGGTGACCGGCGCGGTGGCCTGGCTCTACATCTGGTTCTTCCGCGGCACTCCGGTGTACGTGCAGCTGCTGATGTGGTTCAACCTCTCGTTGATCTTCCCGGTGATCAACCTGATGCCGCTGTACAAGAACAACACCGTCGCCGTCATCACGCCGTTCGTGGCCGCGCTGCTGGGCCTCGGCCTCAACGAGGGCGCGTACATGGCGGAGATCGTCAGGGCCGGCATCCAGTCGGTGGACGAGGGCCAGACCGAGGCGGCCCACGCGCTCGGCATGACCGGCGCGCGGACCATGAGCAGAATCGTTCTGCCGCAGGCGATGCGGGTGATCATCCCGCCGACCGGCAACGAGTTCATCAACATGCTCAAGACCTCCTCGCTGGTGTCGGTGGTGCAGTACACCGAGCTGCTGCGGGCGACGTCGAACATCGGCAGCGACACCACCGCGGTCATGGAGATGCTCTTCGTGGCCTCGATCTGGTACCTCGCGCTGACCAGCGTGTTCAGCGTCGGCCAGTTCTACCTGGAGCGGCGGTACGCACGGGGTTCGCTGCGCACCCTGCCGCTGACGCCGTGGCAGAAGGTCAAGGCGAACCTGTCCACCCTGCGGCGACCGAAGGCGGCCTGA
- a CDS encoding zinc-binding dehydrogenase, whose translation MFAVYAARTDAEQPLSALELGERPAPEEREGWSTVTVRAASLNHHDLWSLRGVGLGQEKLPMILGCDAAGTDPDGNEVVVYPVIGLSGHGVGPKEPRSILTERYQGTFAEQVAVPTWNLLPKPAELSFEEAACLPTAWLTAYRMLFTNAGVKPGDSVLVQGAGGGVSTAAIVLGRAAGLRVYATSRDEAKRKRALDLGAHGAFEPGARLPQRVDAVIETVGAATWSHSVKSLRPGGTLVISGATSGVNPPAAELNRIFFLELKVVGSTMGTKEELAGLLDFCAVTGVRPVIDSVLPMERAREGFERLAAGDVFGKIVLTR comes from the coding sequence ATGTTTGCTGTCTACGCCGCGCGTACGGATGCCGAACAGCCGTTGTCCGCACTGGAGCTGGGGGAGCGGCCGGCCCCGGAGGAACGCGAGGGCTGGAGCACCGTCACGGTGCGCGCCGCCTCGCTCAACCACCACGACCTGTGGTCGCTGCGCGGGGTGGGCCTCGGCCAGGAGAAGCTGCCGATGATCCTCGGCTGCGACGCCGCCGGGACCGACCCGGACGGCAACGAGGTCGTCGTCTACCCGGTGATCGGACTGAGCGGCCACGGCGTCGGCCCGAAGGAGCCGCGCTCCATCCTCACCGAGCGCTACCAGGGCACCTTCGCCGAGCAGGTCGCCGTGCCCACCTGGAACCTGCTGCCCAAGCCCGCGGAGCTGAGCTTCGAGGAGGCGGCCTGCCTGCCCACCGCGTGGCTGACCGCCTACCGGATGCTGTTCACCAACGCCGGGGTCAAGCCCGGCGACTCCGTCCTGGTGCAGGGCGCCGGCGGCGGCGTCTCCACCGCGGCGATCGTCCTCGGCAGGGCGGCGGGCCTGCGGGTCTACGCCACCAGCCGGGACGAGGCCAAGCGCAAGCGGGCGCTCGACCTGGGCGCGCACGGCGCCTTCGAGCCCGGCGCGCGGCTGCCGCAGCGGGTGGACGCGGTGATCGAGACGGTCGGCGCGGCCACCTGGTCGCACTCGGTGAAGTCGCTGCGGCCCGGCGGCACGCTGGTGATCTCCGGCGCGACCAGCGGCGTCAACCCGCCCGCCGCCGAGCTGAACCGGATCTTCTTCCTGGAGCTGAAGGTGGTCGGCTCCACCATGGGCACCAAGGAGGAGCTGGCCGGACTGCTCGACTTCTGCGCGGTCACCGGCGTGCGGCCGGTGATCGACTCGGTCCTGCCGATGGAGCGCGCCCGCGAGGGGTTCGAACGGCTCGCGGCCGGGGACGTCTTCGGCAAGATCGTGCTCACGCGCTGA
- the sodN gene encoding superoxide dismutase, Ni, with protein sequence MFTRLFAPKVKVSAHCDLPCGVYDPAQARIEAESVKAVQEKYQANEDADFRTRAIIIKEQRAELAKHHVSVLWSDYFKPPHFEKYPQLHQLVNDTLKALSAAKASNDPATGQKALDLIAEIDKIFWETKKA encoded by the coding sequence ATGTTCACTCGCCTGTTCGCGCCCAAGGTGAAGGTAAGCGCACACTGCGACCTGCCCTGCGGCGTGTACGACCCGGCCCAGGCCCGAATCGAGGCCGAGTCCGTCAAGGCGGTCCAGGAGAAGTACCAGGCCAACGAGGACGCGGACTTCCGCACCCGGGCCATCATCATCAAGGAGCAGCGCGCCGAGCTCGCCAAGCACCACGTGTCGGTGCTGTGGAGCGACTACTTCAAGCCCCCGCACTTCGAGAAGTACCCGCAGCTCCACCAGCTGGTCAACGACACGCTGAAGGCGCTGAGCGCGGCCAAGGCCTCCAACGACCCGGCGACCGGCCAGAAGGCCCTCGACCTGATCGCCGAGATCGACAAGATCTTCTGGGAGACCAAGAAGGCGTGA
- the sodX gene encoding nickel-type superoxide dismutase maturation protease, translated as MSWQVVEVTGPSMAPTLLHGDWLLIQRISNGSEQVREGDVVVLRHPLQQDLLIVKRAVERREGGWWVLGDNTFVENDSREFGTVPDELVLAKARGRFRQAREVQRSLAGVASWASWAASCVRPLRADRSLSRRLRAR; from the coding sequence CTGTCGTGGCAGGTGGTCGAGGTCACCGGTCCGTCGATGGCGCCGACGCTGCTGCACGGTGACTGGCTGCTGATCCAGCGGATCAGCAACGGTTCCGAGCAGGTACGGGAGGGGGACGTCGTGGTGCTGCGGCATCCGCTCCAGCAGGATCTGCTGATCGTCAAGCGCGCGGTGGAGCGTCGTGAGGGCGGCTGGTGGGTGCTGGGCGACAACACCTTCGTGGAGAACGACAGCCGGGAGTTCGGCACGGTGCCGGACGAACTGGTGCTGGCCAAGGCGCGCGGCCGGTTCCGGCAGGCCCGCGAGGTTCAGCGCTCGCTGGCCGGGGTCGCCTCCTGGGCCTCGTGGGCGGCGTCCTGCGTCAGGCCGCTGCGCGCGGACCGCTCGCTCTCCAGGCGCTTGCGGGCGCGGTAG
- a CDS encoding DUF4097 family beta strand repeat-containing protein, whose translation MSGTSEWSVTEPEKIVCDGPVDTLSVRLVNGAVNVVGVEEGPARVEISEIDGPPLKVRLHGSSLTVSYDDLPWKGLLKWLDRKGWQRHAVVSLAVPARTRVEVGVVGANAVVSGVTGATTVKGVNGDTTLVGLTGPVRASTVAGSVEAQSVAGELQFSTVSGDLTVVEGSGPQVKADSVSGNMVLDLDPSAGADVRLTTVSGEIAIRIPEPADAEVDANTTSGSVSCAFDELKVTGQWGAKRITGRMGTGGARLKATTVSGAIALLRRPPLEDVDPGLDADGPAAGPETGAGPGTGTGPGTGPGTAPDPDPSPGPGRAPGAGSLRKDV comes from the coding sequence ATGAGCGGCACGTCGGAGTGGTCGGTCACCGAACCGGAGAAGATCGTGTGCGACGGGCCCGTGGACACCCTCTCGGTGCGCCTGGTCAACGGCGCGGTCAACGTGGTGGGCGTCGAGGAGGGCCCCGCCCGGGTGGAGATCAGCGAGATCGACGGCCCGCCGCTGAAGGTGCGGCTGCACGGCTCCTCGCTGACCGTCAGCTACGACGACCTGCCGTGGAAGGGCCTGCTGAAGTGGCTGGACCGCAAGGGCTGGCAGCGGCACGCGGTGGTCTCGCTGGCGGTCCCGGCGCGCACCCGGGTCGAGGTCGGGGTGGTCGGCGCCAACGCGGTGGTCTCCGGCGTCACCGGCGCGACCACCGTCAAGGGCGTGAACGGCGACACCACCCTGGTCGGGCTGACCGGGCCGGTGCGGGCCAGCACGGTGGCCGGCAGCGTGGAGGCCCAGTCGGTCGCCGGCGAGCTGCAGTTCAGCACCGTCTCCGGCGACCTGACCGTGGTCGAGGGCAGCGGCCCACAGGTCAAGGCGGACTCGGTGAGCGGCAACATGGTGCTGGACCTGGACCCCTCGGCCGGCGCCGACGTGCGGCTGACCACCGTCTCCGGCGAGATCGCCATCCGCATCCCGGAGCCGGCCGACGCCGAGGTGGACGCCAACACCACCAGCGGCAGCGTCTCCTGTGCCTTCGACGAGCTGAAGGTCACCGGCCAGTGGGGGGCCAAGAGGATCACCGGGCGGATGGGGACGGGCGGCGCCCGGCTGAAGGCCACCACCGTCTCCGGGGCGATCGCGCTGCTGCGCCGACCGCCGCTGGAGGACGTCGACCCCGGCCTCGACGCGGACGGCCCCGCCGCCGGCCCGGAAACCGGAGCCGGCCCGGGAACGGGAACAGGCCCGGGAACCGGCCCCGGAACCGCGCCGGACCCGGACCCGTCGCCCGGTCCCGGCCGGGCCCCCGGCGCCGGCTCCCTTCGGAAGGACGTCTGA
- a CDS encoding CGNR zinc finger domain-containing protein, which yields MELAYYSEYAVRLVNSEQPDRGTDALTSVEAARELFGPGTQSAARVVEADVARLRAVRTRLRGVFEAADEGDQVRAVDLLNQLMLEFPVSPQISGHDHLDADGRPDWHMHLADHAANATAGYSATACMGLAFQLTTLGADRLGICEAVPCRNAYVDTSTNRSRRYCSDRCATRANVAAYRARKRLESERSARSGLTQDAAHEAQEATPASER from the coding sequence GTGGAACTGGCTTATTACTCGGAGTACGCCGTCCGTCTCGTCAACAGCGAGCAGCCGGACCGCGGCACCGACGCTTTGACCTCGGTGGAGGCGGCGCGGGAGCTGTTCGGGCCGGGGACGCAGAGCGCGGCGCGGGTGGTGGAGGCGGACGTGGCCCGGCTGCGGGCGGTGCGCACCCGGTTGCGCGGTGTGTTCGAGGCGGCCGACGAGGGCGACCAGGTCCGCGCGGTCGACCTGCTCAACCAGCTGATGCTGGAGTTCCCGGTCAGCCCGCAGATCTCCGGCCACGACCACCTGGACGCCGACGGCCGCCCCGACTGGCACATGCACCTGGCCGACCACGCGGCCAACGCCACCGCCGGCTACTCGGCCACCGCCTGCATGGGCCTGGCCTTCCAGCTCACCACGCTCGGCGCCGACCGCCTGGGCATCTGCGAGGCCGTGCCCTGCCGCAACGCCTACGTCGACACGTCGACCAACCGGTCGCGCCGCTACTGCTCCGACCGCTGCGCGACCCGTGCGAACGTGGCCGCCTACCGCGCCCGCAAGCGCCTGGAGAGCGAGCGGTCCGCGCGCAGCGGCCTGACGCAGGACGCCGCCCACGAGGCCCAGGAGGCGACCCCGGCCAGCGAGCGCTGA
- a CDS encoding amino acid ABC transporter ATP-binding protein has protein sequence MVKAEAVHKSFGAAHILKGVDLEVAPREVFCLIGPSGSGKSTFLRCINHLEQINAGRLWVDGELVGYREHGGRLYELRDREVAAKRRDIGMVFQRFNLFPHMTAIENVMEGPVQVKRETKAVARERAQALLDRVGLADKGGNYPSQLSGGQQQRVAIARALAMEPKLMLFDEPTSALDPELVGDVLDVMRSLAEDGMTMIVVTHEMGFAREVGDALVFMDDGVVVESGHPRDVLGNPQHERTKAFLSKVL, from the coding sequence ATGGTGAAGGCCGAGGCGGTGCACAAGTCCTTCGGGGCCGCGCACATCCTCAAGGGCGTGGACCTGGAGGTGGCGCCGCGGGAGGTGTTCTGCCTGATCGGCCCGTCCGGCTCGGGCAAGTCCACCTTCCTGCGGTGCATCAACCACCTGGAGCAGATCAACGCCGGCCGGCTCTGGGTCGACGGCGAGCTGGTCGGCTACCGCGAGCACGGCGGGCGGCTGTACGAGCTGCGCGACCGCGAGGTGGCCGCCAAGCGCCGTGACATCGGCATGGTCTTCCAGCGCTTCAACCTCTTCCCGCACATGACCGCGATCGAGAACGTCATGGAGGGCCCGGTCCAGGTCAAGCGGGAGACCAAGGCGGTGGCCAGGGAGCGCGCGCAGGCGCTGCTGGACCGGGTGGGGCTGGCCGACAAGGGCGGCAACTACCCCAGCCAGCTCTCCGGCGGGCAGCAGCAGCGGGTGGCCATCGCGCGGGCGCTGGCCATGGAGCCCAAGCTGATGCTCTTCGACGAGCCGACCTCCGCGCTCGACCCCGAGCTGGTCGGCGACGTCCTGGACGTCATGCGGAGCCTGGCCGAGGACGGCATGACGATGATCGTGGTCACCCACGAGATGGGCTTCGCCCGCGAGGTGGGCGACGCCCTGGTCTTCATGGACGACGGTGTGGTGGTCGAGTCCGGCCACCCCCGCGACGTGCTCGGCAACCCGCAGCACGAGCGCACCAAGGCGTTCCTGTCCAAGGTGCTGTGA
- a CDS encoding NAD(P)-dependent malic enzyme, with amino-acid sequence MATEIVNPLSDIADPADPAGAVDADPVDPVDPVDPVFALHRGGKLAVAATVPVRDADDLSLAYTPGVAQVCTAIAERPELVHDYTWTSQVVAVVTDGTAVLGLGDIGPRASLPVMEGKAILFKQFGGVDAVPIALDCTDVDEIVETVVRLAPSFGGINLEDISAPRCFEVERRLKERLDIPVFHDDQHGTAVVTLAALRNAARLTGRALGELRAVVSGAGAAGVAIARILVEAGVGDVAVADRKGVVHAGRDDLNPVKRELASYTNKAGLTGSLADALAGADVFIGVSGGTVPEAAVATMAEGCFVFAMANPTPEVHPEVAHRYAAVVATGRSDFPNQINNVLAFPGIFAGALQVRASAITEGMKLAAAEALAAVVADELAADRVIPSPFDPRVAPAVTAAVAAAARAEGVARR; translated from the coding sequence GTGGCAACGGAGATCGTCAATCCACTGAGCGACATCGCTGATCCGGCCGATCCGGCCGGTGCGGTCGACGCCGATCCGGTCGATCCGGTCGATCCGGTCGATCCGGTGTTCGCGCTGCACCGCGGCGGCAAGCTGGCCGTCGCCGCGACCGTGCCGGTGCGCGACGCCGACGACCTGTCGCTGGCCTACACGCCGGGCGTCGCCCAGGTGTGCACCGCGATCGCCGAGCGGCCGGAGCTGGTCCACGACTACACCTGGACCTCCCAGGTGGTCGCGGTGGTCACCGACGGCACCGCGGTGCTGGGCCTGGGCGACATCGGCCCGCGGGCGTCGCTGCCGGTCATGGAGGGCAAGGCGATCCTGTTCAAGCAGTTCGGCGGGGTCGACGCCGTCCCGATCGCGCTGGACTGCACGGACGTGGACGAGATCGTGGAGACCGTGGTCCGCCTCGCGCCGTCCTTCGGCGGGATCAACCTGGAGGACATCTCCGCGCCCCGCTGCTTCGAGGTGGAACGCCGGCTGAAGGAGCGGCTGGACATCCCGGTCTTCCACGACGACCAGCACGGCACCGCGGTGGTCACCCTCGCGGCGCTGCGCAACGCCGCCCGGCTGACCGGGCGCGCGCTCGGCGAGCTGCGCGCGGTGGTCTCCGGCGCGGGCGCGGCGGGCGTCGCGATCGCCCGCATCCTGGTCGAGGCGGGCGTCGGGGACGTCGCGGTGGCCGACCGCAAGGGCGTGGTGCACGCCGGCCGCGACGACCTCAACCCGGTCAAGCGGGAGCTGGCGTCGTACACCAACAAGGCCGGCCTGACCGGTTCGCTGGCCGACGCGCTGGCCGGCGCGGACGTCTTCATCGGCGTCTCGGGCGGCACCGTCCCCGAGGCCGCGGTCGCCACGATGGCCGAGGGCTGCTTCGTCTTCGCGATGGCCAACCCCACGCCGGAGGTGCACCCCGAGGTCGCGCACCGGTACGCCGCGGTGGTCGCCACCGGCCGCAGCGACTTCCCGAACCAGATCAACAACGTGCTGGCGTTCCCCGGCATCTTCGCCGGCGCGCTCCAGGTGCGCGCCTCGGCGATCACCGAGGGCATGAAGCTGGCCGCCGCGGAGGCGCTGGCCGCGGTCGTCGCCGACGAGCTGGCCGCCGACCGGGTGATCCCGTCCCCGTTCGACCCGCGGGTGGCGCCCGCGGTCACGGCGGCGGTCGCCGCGGCAGCGCGGGCGGAGGGCGTCGCGCGGCGCTGA